In the genome of Dermacentor silvarum isolate Dsil-2018 chromosome 1, BIME_Dsil_1.4, whole genome shotgun sequence, one region contains:
- the LOC119437008 gene encoding uncharacterized protein LOC119437008 produces the protein MSWLELRAWAGRSIRFLRFLVASRSSTVTMVDVQAKGGCGDTLEQQAELSKAESSDASVDSQQALSPTSLKRHLRKAYGRRPMELVSRYFRAIFDLAAFANKAAFLARCRATRVVPPDYRVECREIKNTRHIVRILDKCSYKLMLADLEYNRMRKVQVSRLLELLHQKLEKVLTAEDLENVLSLSKAKYENIFEATRNRQRTLFTELLKEYEISGKEEEDSED, from the coding sequence ATGAGCTGGCTCGAGCTGCGCGCCTGGGCTGGGCGTTCGATCAGATTCCTCAGATTTCTCGTAGCGAGCAGGTCGTCAACAGTCACCATGGTCGATGTCCAGGCCAAGGGCGGTTGCGGAGATACCCTAGAGCAGCAGGCCGAGCTCTCGAAGGCCGAGAGCAGTGATGCCTCCGTCGATTCTCAGCAGGCGCTGAGCCCAACGTCTTTGAAGCGGCACCTGCGGAAGGCCTACGGCCGCAGGCCCATGGAGCTCGTGAGCCGATACTTCCGAGCCATCTTCGACCTGGCCGCCTTCGCCAACAAGGCGGCGTTCCTGGCACGCTGCCGCGCCACGCGGGTCGTACCACCGGACTACCGGGTCGAGTGCCGCGAAATCAAGAACACTCGCCACATCGTTCGCATCCTGGACAAGTGCAGCTACAAGCTCATGCTGGCCGACCTGGAATACAACCGCATGCGCAAGGTGCAGGTGTCGCGCCTTCTGGAGCTCCTCCACCAGAAACTCGAGAAGGTCCTGactgccgaggatctcgaaaacGTGTTGTCCCTCTCCAAAGCCAAGTATGAGAACATCTTCGAGGCCACCCGAAATCGGCAGCGCACCTTGTTCACCGAGCTGCTCAAGGAGTACGAGATCAGcgggaaggaagaagaagacagcGAGGATTGA